The Punica granatum isolate Tunisia-2019 chromosome 4, ASM765513v2, whole genome shotgun sequence genome has a window encoding:
- the LOC116202381 gene encoding prohibitin-1, mitochondrial-like isoform X2: MNFKNAKVPNVPGGASSALLTLGVVGGLSLYAVGNSLYNVEGGHRAIVFNRITGIKDKVYPEGTHLMIPWFERPVIYDVRARPEEIESTSGSHDLQMVRIGLRVLTRPVPDQLPTIYRTLGKDYEERVLPSIIHETLKAVVAQYNASQLLTQRENVSREIRKVLTERAATFNIAVDDVSIKSLTFGREFTAAIEAKQVAAQEAERAKFVVEKAEQDKKSAIIRAQGEATSAQLIGQAIAKNPAFITLRKIEASREIANTISNSNNSVFLSSEDLLLNLQGLELGTAKK; this comes from the exons ATGAATTTCAAGAACGCCAAAGTTCCTAATGTACCGGGTGGGGCTTCTTCAGCTTTGCTCACATTGGGAGTCGTAGGCGGTCTCAGCTTGTATGCAGTTGGAAACAGTCTGTACAATGTTGAGGGAGGGCATCGAGCCATTGTGTTCAATCGTATCACTGGCATTAAAGACAAG GTTTATCCTGAAGGGACACACCTAATGATCCCCTGGTTTGAGAGGCCGGTCATCTACGATGTCCGTGCTCGACCTGAAGAGATCGAGAGTACTTCGGGGAGTCATGACCTTCAGATG GTTAGAATTGGACTTCGTGTTTTGACACGTCCTGTGCCCGACCAGCTCCCTACCATTTACCGGACTCTGGGTAAAGATTACGAGGAAAGGGTGCTGCCATCAATTATTCACGAAACCTTGAAAGCCGTGGTTGCGCAATATAATGCGAGTCAGCTGCTGACACAGAGAGAG AATGTCAGTCGAGAAATAAGGAAGGTATTGACAGAGAGAGCAGCTACCTTCAATATTGCTGTGGACGACGTGTCGATCAAGAGCCTAACCTTTGGGAGGGAGTTCACTGCTGCAATCGAGGCCAAGCAAGTCGCTGCACAAGAAGCTGAGAGGGCCAAGTTTGTCGTGGAGAAGGCTGAGCAAGACAAGAAGAGCGCAATCATCAGAGCTCAG GGAGAGGCAACGAGTGCCCAGCTGATTGGCCAAGCTATTGCCAAGAACCCTGCATTCATCACCTTGAGGAAGATCGAAGCCTCGAGAGAGATAGCAAACACCATCTCGAATTCGAACAACAGTGTCTTCTTAAGCTCCGAGGATCTGCTACTGAACCTCCAGGGGTTGGAACTGGGAACCGCGAAGAAATGA
- the LOC116202381 gene encoding prohibitin-1, mitochondrial-like isoform X1: MVIRFFSVYRAMNFKNAKVPNVPGGASSALLTLGVVGGLSLYAVGNSLYNVEGGHRAIVFNRITGIKDKVYPEGTHLMIPWFERPVIYDVRARPEEIESTSGSHDLQMVRIGLRVLTRPVPDQLPTIYRTLGKDYEERVLPSIIHETLKAVVAQYNASQLLTQRENVSREIRKVLTERAATFNIAVDDVSIKSLTFGREFTAAIEAKQVAAQEAERAKFVVEKAEQDKKSAIIRAQGEATSAQLIGQAIAKNPAFITLRKIEASREIANTISNSNNSVFLSSEDLLLNLQGLELGTAKK; encoded by the exons ATGGTCATCAGATTCTTCTCTGTTTATAGGGCTATGAATTTCAAGAACGCCAAAGTTCCTAATGTACCGGGTGGGGCTTCTTCAGCTTTGCTCACATTGGGAGTCGTAGGCGGTCTCAGCTTGTATGCAGTTGGAAACAGTCTGTACAATGTTGAGGGAGGGCATCGAGCCATTGTGTTCAATCGTATCACTGGCATTAAAGACAAG GTTTATCCTGAAGGGACACACCTAATGATCCCCTGGTTTGAGAGGCCGGTCATCTACGATGTCCGTGCTCGACCTGAAGAGATCGAGAGTACTTCGGGGAGTCATGACCTTCAGATG GTTAGAATTGGACTTCGTGTTTTGACACGTCCTGTGCCCGACCAGCTCCCTACCATTTACCGGACTCTGGGTAAAGATTACGAGGAAAGGGTGCTGCCATCAATTATTCACGAAACCTTGAAAGCCGTGGTTGCGCAATATAATGCGAGTCAGCTGCTGACACAGAGAGAG AATGTCAGTCGAGAAATAAGGAAGGTATTGACAGAGAGAGCAGCTACCTTCAATATTGCTGTGGACGACGTGTCGATCAAGAGCCTAACCTTTGGGAGGGAGTTCACTGCTGCAATCGAGGCCAAGCAAGTCGCTGCACAAGAAGCTGAGAGGGCCAAGTTTGTCGTGGAGAAGGCTGAGCAAGACAAGAAGAGCGCAATCATCAGAGCTCAG GGAGAGGCAACGAGTGCCCAGCTGATTGGCCAAGCTATTGCCAAGAACCCTGCATTCATCACCTTGAGGAAGATCGAAGCCTCGAGAGAGATAGCAAACACCATCTCGAATTCGAACAACAGTGTCTTCTTAAGCTCCGAGGATCTGCTACTGAACCTCCAGGGGTTGGAACTGGGAACCGCGAAGAAATGA